The Ptiloglossa arizonensis isolate GNS036 chromosome 13, iyPtiAriz1_principal, whole genome shotgun sequence genome window below encodes:
- the LOC143154004 gene encoding glucose dehydrogenase [FAD, quinone], translated as MDTCMVSSCNAALSQSPASLFSYLTQVILASQCALNNTGIYPVDRTEEVLNSRMEFDFVIAGAGTAGTVLAHRLTELHNWNVLLIEAGEDPTPESDIPGLMLLLTGGPSDYSYKAEPNESYCQGLRKKRCRWSKGKALGGSSVINAMLHIYGNERDFNNWADTGNKGWSYEEVLPYFTKPLDCPPEDIRKGGTKYCRAGGPLRIRHYNYTSTRVQDLILDGARELGANILDPLNGDRFVGFSRALGTLDNLQRMNGAKAFLSPIKDRKNLYVMKSSRVDKILLENKRATGVRVTLKNGRTIDVKASKEVILSAGSIASPQLLMLSGIGPEKHLREMKIPVVADLPVGKNLQDHIIWLGLHLAFVNESSEPLTATYLVDQIYDYLIHSKGDLASLNLDLVGFVDVHDPKSKYPNIEFDFGYCPRYRTEQAKGILAAFNVDDDLLDSVEKEILENDLIVASAVLLNPKSRGKLELRTTNPADPIRIYANYFAENEDMETLLKSVDAIKSLIDTKTLKNHGTHLKHFDIPNCRHTRPDSTEYWECNIRHVATSLYHPVGTAKMGPSGDPSAVVNPRLRVHGIQNLRVIDASIMPTIVSANTNAAVIMIAEKGAHMVKQDWAVHKEL; from the exons ATGGATACGTGTATGGTGTCAAGTTGCAACGCTGCACTATCGCAGTCGCCAGCTTCCCTCTTCTCGTACCTAACGCAAGTGATCCTAGCGTCGCAATGCGCTCTGAACAATACCGGTATATACCCGGTGGATCGCACAGAAGAGGTTTTAAATTCGAGAATGGAATTCGACTTCGTGATCGCGGGTGCTGGAACAGCAGGTACCGTTTTGGCCCACCGATTGACGGAGTTACATAATTGGAACGTTTTATTGATCGAGGCTGGCGAAGATCCCACTCCTGAAAGCGACATTCCAGGTTTGATGCTACTACTAACCGGAGGACCTTCGGACTACTCTTACAAG GCAGAACCGAACGAAAGCTACTGCCAAGgtctgagaaagaaacgatgcagATGGTCGAAGGGCAAGGCGCTCGGTGGCAGTTCCGTGATCAACGCCATGCTCCACATTTACGGAAACGAACGAGACTTCAACAACTGGGCAGACACGGGCAACAAAGGATGGAGCTACGAGGAAGTGCTACCGTACTTCACGAAGCCTCTCGACTGTCCTCCCGAGGACATAAGGAAAGGAGGGACCAAGTATTGCAGAGCCGGCGGACCGCTGAGAATCAGACATTACAATTACACCAGCACAAGGGTGCAGGACCTAATATTGGATGGTGCACGGGAGCTAGGAGCAAATATTCTGGATCCACTGAACGGTGATCGTTTCGTTGGTTTCTCGAGAGCTCTAGGGACGTTGGACAACCTGCAACGTATGAACGGCGCGAAGGCTTTCCTGTCTCCCATCAAGGACAGAAAGAACCTGTACGTGATGAAATCGAGCAGAGTGGACAAAATCCTATTGGAGAATAAACGAGCGACCGGTGTACGCGTCACATTGAAGAAtggtcgaacgatcgacgtAAAAGCGAGCAAAGAGGTGATCCTCTCCGCGGGCAGTATCGCCAGTCCCCAGTTGCTCATGCTTTCCGGTATCGGGCCTGAGAAACACCTACGTGAAATGAAAATACCGGTAGTGGCCGATCTACCGGTTGGCAAGAACCTCCAGGACCACATAATTTGGTTAGGATTGCATCTAGCATTCGTCAACGAATCGTCCGAACCTCTCACCGCGACGTACCTGGTAGACCAGATCTACGATTATCTGATACACAGTAAGGGAGATCTAGCGTCATTGAATTTGGATCTCGTGGGGTTCGTCGACGTCCACGATCCAAAGTCCAAGTATCCCAACATCGAATTCGATTTTGGTTACTGTCCACGGTATCGTACGGAGCAAGCTAAAGGTATACTTGCGGCGTTCAACGTCGACGATGATCTGTTGGACTCGGTCGAGAAAGAGATCTTGGAGAACGACTTGATCGTCGCGTCTGCCGTTCTACTGAACCCGAAGAGTCGGGGTAAGCTCGAGTTGCGCACCACGAATCCAGCGGACCCGATACGAATTTACGCGAATTACTTCGCCGAGAACGAAGACATGGAAACGTTGCTGAAGTCCGTCGACGCGATCAAGTCACTGATCGATACGAAGACTCTGAAAAATCATGGAACGCACCTGAAACACTTCGATATACCCAACTGCCGGCACACCAGACCGGATTCGACGGAATATTGGGAGTGCAACATCAGACACGTCGCCACTAGTTTGTACCACCCGGTTGGTACAGCCAAGATGGGTCCGTCGGGTGATCCCAGTGCGGTTGTGAATCCACGATTGAGGGTACACGGTATACAAAACCTGAGGGTGATCGATGCATCGATCATGCCGACGATCGTCAGTGCGAACACCAACGCGGCAGTCATAATGATAGCGGAGAAAGGGGCGCATATGGTCAAACAGGATTGGGCGGTACACAAAGAACTCTAG